The following proteins are co-located in the Hypanus sabinus isolate sHypSab1 chromosome 28, sHypSab1.hap1, whole genome shotgun sequence genome:
- the mrps11 gene encoding 28S ribosomal protein S11, mitochondrial isoform X2 translates to MWGARSLVWGLGRGLLPRTGGCSYVCSLEAQCRYLQTSLQRQQEATEKEKASTELTQSRQSAADYSILPPMPGQESSLHWEGKKYEDLHIVHVKATYNNTHIQVTTHDGQSMVRTSCGTEGFKNAKKGTPIAAQTAGISAAAKAIDRGINFVRVMVKGLGPGRMQFQGERKRLSNAFLRSQYILA, encoded by the exons ATGTGGGGGGCGCGGAGCCTGGTCTGGGGTCTGGGCCGTGGCTTGCTGCCGAGGACAGGCGGCTG TTCTTACGTTTGTTCATTGGAGGCCCAGTGCCGATATTTACAAACAAGTTTACAGAGGCAGCAAGAAGCAACAGAAAAGGAGAAAGCCTCTACAGAACTAACACAATCTAGACAGTCAGCAGCAGACTACAG TATCCTACCACCAATGCCAGGACAGGAGAGCTCTTTGCATTGGGAAGGCAAAAAATATGAAGATTTGCACATAGTGCATGTCAAGGCAACATATAATAA CACGCATATTCAAGTTACTACCCACGATGGGCAGAGCATGGTGCGGACTTCATGTGGTACCGAAGGGTTTAAGAATGCAAAGAAGGGAACCCCCATTGCTGCTCAGACGGCCGGCATTTCAGCAGCAGCG AAAGCAATTGATCGGGGAATAAACTTTGTTCGTGTGATGGTGAAAGGTTTGGGACCTGGCAGGATG CAGTTCCAAGGCGAAAGAAAACGTTTATCAAATGCATTTTTGAGATCTCAGTACATACTTGCTTAA
- the mrps11 gene encoding 28S ribosomal protein S11, mitochondrial isoform X1 — protein sequence MWGARSLVWGLGRGLLPRTGGCSYVCSLEAQCRYLQTSLQRQQEATEKEKASTELTQSRQSAADYSILPPMPGQESSLHWEGKKYEDLHIVHVKATYNNTHIQVTTHDGQSMVRTSCGTEGFKNAKKGTPIAAQTAGISAAAKAIDRGINFVRVMVKGLGPGRMSAIKGLSMGGLQVVSITDNTPIPHNGCRPRKARRM from the exons ATGTGGGGGGCGCGGAGCCTGGTCTGGGGTCTGGGCCGTGGCTTGCTGCCGAGGACAGGCGGCTG TTCTTACGTTTGTTCATTGGAGGCCCAGTGCCGATATTTACAAACAAGTTTACAGAGGCAGCAAGAAGCAACAGAAAAGGAGAAAGCCTCTACAGAACTAACACAATCTAGACAGTCAGCAGCAGACTACAG TATCCTACCACCAATGCCAGGACAGGAGAGCTCTTTGCATTGGGAAGGCAAAAAATATGAAGATTTGCACATAGTGCATGTCAAGGCAACATATAATAA CACGCATATTCAAGTTACTACCCACGATGGGCAGAGCATGGTGCGGACTTCATGTGGTACCGAAGGGTTTAAGAATGCAAAGAAGGGAACCCCCATTGCTGCTCAGACGGCCGGCATTTCAGCAGCAGCG AAAGCAATTGATCGGGGAATAAACTTTGTTCGTGTGATGGTGAAAGGTTTGGGACCTGGCAGGATG TCTGCTATAAAAGGACTAAGTATGGGGGGCCTCCAGGTGGTTTCAATTACGGACAACACTCCAATCCCCCACAACGGCTGCCGACCGCGGAAAGCACGCAGGATGTAA